The nucleotide window ATGTGATCCGAATCTGCGAAAGTGCTAAGTGCAGATATTGGGAGGGAATATTAATATCGCTTTCCACATTGCATCTAATTCGAATttctgtaaatatataaaattcgaGTTGAATTTGGATTCAGCTGATCCTGACGCGAGTAATTCTAAAGTAAAgttagaattaaatattttctatttaaaaggTACCGATTGGTAAGTTCAGGACTTTCGGGCGTTTAGAGAAATAGATATAAGTATGAAATTGTATATACGTAGTGCCGTACAATTAATTTCTTGGACTTGTATCGGATTCAGTGCGTAACCGCTCTAAGAACGCGTTTTATAGCTACCTCTTAGCAGTTTAGTCACTAGCATGAAGTAAGTGAAATTGTACTGACTTTCCGTAAGTAAGCAACATAGATAGATATAGGATGATCCatagaaaaacttttcaaaacgcgcCTCTGTTTGCTTTTGAGTGTAacagaaataagtacctactcaggAAACAGAAGTAGGGATTTTGGATTCATTCGATTATTTTCTAGTGAACAGCAGTACAGTTATTCGTTTTATATATAAACTAGCGGTCGTCCGCAGCTTCGGACGCGGAGGTTTTGAAAATAGTAAAATGgatatcaaaaaaataacaaattagaTACTAAAACCCTTCTCGAAAATCATGCTGTTGAGTATAGTGTGTAGTATGTGTAGTGAAAATCGCTTGAAAATCGGTGcattattttttgattttatcgCTAATAGTCAGAGATACAAAACGGAagactttgttttaaaatatgaatgtctGTATGTAGCCAAGCCAGAAGTAAGCCAGAATGAAGCTTAAGTATTGTTCTCTCAAAATCGTTTGCTAATTTTTCGATTTCTACGTTCTGTTTTTTAACCTTCGAAGACACGTAATTGAAGTATAATgtatgtttgatttttattctattgttaTTTCATACATTCTGCGTTGCACAGATAACCCTGTTTAAACCTTTCTACATAGTAAATGCTGATATTATCATAGTTTTTGTATCTCAAGGGGCATCCACAAAAGCTGACATTTATGTATATTAGTACTTTTTGTACCTGCTTATTGAAAAGTATTAGCAAGCTgaatataatactttttatcaGTTGCGCATTATATGGGTTCGTGTTAGGGTTGCCACCCGTACTATAAAATGGGTATACTATTGTTCCTACAGTCAATTctacaattttatatattactagTCGTTGTCCCGTGgcttcatccgcgtcccgtgggaactacttcccgtaccgagataaaaatagcctatgttactcgggaaaagtgtagctttccatcactgaacaattttttaaaatcagttcTGTACTTTCGGAGCctgtaggtacaaacaaacaaaaaattattcctctttataatacttAGTAGTCCCTAaagattagtatagatatgaaaCTTCTTTTTGATCGCTAATTTggttaattaaatttattaattatacgaTAGGTTAAAAAAACCCATTTTGAGATGGGCTATTGGTATTgtttaatgttggtttcttatttatataaaactagcaccccagcttcgcacgggtgcAATAGTGAAACTAAATgcaatactaataataatataatacatattataccttCCTCTTCAGTCACTCTATCCACTAAAAAAatccgcatcaaaatccgttgcatagttttaaagatttaggCATAtgaagggatatagggacagggAAAGCGACTTTGcttactatgtagtgatatgcattgaacaataaataagtaaataattattaaaaaataatgagtaggtttttttctaatttcCTGTAATGTATCACATTTCTCatcatttttgagaaaaaaaatattattgttaaaaaagagGTGGCAGCCCCGAGTTCCTCGTATTGTGTTACAAAATGACAATACTATGCACTTAATTATCAGCCATGCCTACCCTATTGCATCTCCTGCAAATACCTGACGTCTGTAATCTGAAATCAGTTCGCCGTGACATCTCACGAATTGAAAGTCTAACTGCGAGCTGCAGACGACGATAGCATTCCCCTCGGTCTGATTTGGCTGGCGTGCCGCCCTACGTCGCGCTCCCCTCGCCCGACGGCAGATGTCGCCCCAAGAACCCTCGAGTAATTTGACAACTAACATGGCCGCACACAATATCGTCGGGAATAACACGCGACCCCAGTAAAATAGTGTCCAGTCCGAACATAACACATTGCAAACGTCTTGCTACAAATCAGTGCGTGAAATTCATTGGAATAAAAAGATGAAGCTCTCGGCAAAGCCAGGTACGTTTTGAAATCATACGATACGGCATAGTTTGTGCTCTAGAAAAGTATTGATCAGTGAAATGGTGTCAAATATAGACTTAGCCACGCGTGTTAATGTGCCGAGTGTAATAATATTCTGGtgttttgcataaaaaatactgatttgTCTAATTCCGATGCTCTGCCGAGACAATGAATGGGTACGTAGTCTGCAGATTACGCAATGCAACAGCAAATAGCTAACGCATGTAGTAAAATAGGTGCATTTGGCGCATTGCGTTGCCTAGCAACGACATAGGTGTTATAGGATTATTTTATGCGGCAGTTAAATCGTGAAAGGACATAGCTGGCAGACCGCATATGACTCGCATCTGAAAATGTTGCGTGTTAGTTATTACTTACTCCCATAAAACTATGGATTTCTCAAGAAGTGCGAACCCAGTAGGTGTGATGTGATTGTAAATGCTTTGCTCGGTTatgctatttttaaatgtttataattgTTCGCCAATAAATAGCGTATTTTTCTACGTTTGGTATGTCAAATAGAGCTAAGCATTTACGTATTTAAATtaagcatatatttttttctcgacTCAGAATAGGTTGATGTAgctaacttttaaataatatctaattcATTATGTTGTTAATTAGGCTAAATATGTGGCGGTTCGTGGGGTTAGAGCTTGTAAGCTTGAAAGCTTAGTTCACGCGATGTTCTAATTCTAAAGCAAACATAAATCTATTGTATTATGTGGCTAACATGATATGTCTAAATGATATCGATAGATATATGgcgttaaattattattttactttatttagcAGTGcatgtaataaataggtacaccCATACAATGGATTCATTtacatcatcctcctccgagccttttcccaatcatgttggggtcggcttccagtctaaccggattcagctgagtaccagtgctttacaagaagcgactgcctatctgacctcctcaacccagttacccgggcaacccgataccccttggttagactggtgtcagacttactggcttctgactacccgtaacgactgccaaggatgttcaatgacagccgggacctacagtttatcgtaccaagaaagtacatacaaacttagaaaagttgcattggtacttgcctgacctgggatcgaacccgcgccctcatactcaaaaggttggtcctttacccactaggccaccacgactcaccAATGGATTCATTTACAATAAGCCAAAATATGTACGATTTTTTTAACACGCATCTATTAGGCCGAATTTGAACATGAAAATTAGCTATATGAACTTTGCCGACAAtgcaataatatggtactgtcgaactgatctgatgatggaaccagCAGATACTGAAACTTCATACTGGAAtatcgtatcatagctgtgtttggacttaATAGAAAAGTCTCGAAATGATTTTTACGTTCATTTATAATAGCGTGATTTTGATAGtctttttaaactattaatttatgtttatgacTATGACATACTGTTGTATTGGTCGTGTGTAAATAAACAAGTTCGCcctttttttaactaaaaaaatcttatttttgatCATACTATAAGCATCTGTTGATAATATTTCCTTTCTCTTTTTCAGGTAATAAACATTTCCCTGGATTATGTTACAAGATAAAGGTATAAAGCGAtcattagtaaatatatttggATATGGATCCAATTCTAGAAAATGAATCTGCGACGACCGAATCACCGACTAAACATGGCAAggcaaaacacaaaaataaaaagaaaaaacaatcgGAAGCGCAAAATCAAACAGTTGTTGGTGAGCGAAAGAAATTTGTTGTTACCACACTATCCAATACTGAAGATAAAGTTCCTTCTAGAGTAGCAGATAGTAATGTACATACGGTTCACTTCGGAACGCGCGGCGTCGAGTCACAGAGGCCTCATGTGAGGTCGATCTTTAAAGATAGAAATGCTGACACCGCCCGAGCGTCGAGTGCGGAGCGCCAGTCTGCGCCCGAGAAGGGGTACGAAACATTTCATGGAACGTCGTCTAGTCCACGGAGCTCTATTTTTGATATATTCCGTTTAAGAAGAAAAAGTGATGCTAAGAAATATGCACCTAAACAGACTAAAACGACGGAGAGCCAAGAGGCGCCTGAAAGCCACGACGATCAGCAATTTGCTGACAACAAAGATTCTCATAAGAAATATTACCATACGGTAACTGGAGCATCGTCTCGAAAGTACAGTCCCATCACTAGGGTAATGGATATTTTCCGAAGCAAGCCTCATACTGAAAGCAATCAATCTACAGCCGATCCAGTGAAGAAGAAGAGTGCTAAACAAATCCGTCGTTCTTCTATTGAGACGACATCACCTACTTATCATAAAAACTCATACGCTTCATTAGATCCGACACAAGCAAAGCAAATGTTTAGAGAAGTTCGGGGTCTTCCTAAATATGATCCTTATTTATCAATTGTTCAAATATCTATAGGGGGTAGAGATAAAACAAGGCTTCTActaaatttctttaaatatcaTAAGTGTTACGAAATCTTACCAAAGTCAgcaaaagtaattatatttgaTACGCAATTTTTGGTCCGTAAAACTTTTCCCACTCTTATATCTCACGGTATCCGTTCTGCACCGCTTTGGGACGCTAATAAAAAGCTCCTCGTAGGCATGATCACAGTTACAGATTTTATAAGGATTCTTCTTTACCTCGATAAAGAAAATTTATCAGTTGAAGATTTAGAACGGCACACACTTCACACTTGGAGGAAGTTGTTGCGATCAACACGCAAGCCTCTGTGTAGCGCTGGGCCGGATCAGTCGCTACATGATGCCATTAATTTACTTCATAAGAACCGCGTCCATCGTCTGTTAATTATAGATCCCTTCACCGGGGATGTTCTTTATATTTTGTCACACAAAAGGATATTGAGATTCTTGTTTGTGTATCTCAATGAATTTCCTGAATTAACTTTCTTTCACAAGACATTAACCGAGTTAAAAATCGGTACTTACGAAAATATCGTATCTGTAACTGATGAAACGACTATCAAAACGGCTTTTCAACTGTTGTTAGAGAAAGATGTTTCAGCTTTGCCAATTCTTGATGACGCTGGTACGCTTATTGATGTTTATGCTAAATATGAAGTGTTAAATCTAGTGAGTGAAAAATTATATTCGAATTTGTCGTTGACGATAAGTGaagtaagaaataaaaagaaagactGGGAAGAAAAGTTACAGAAATGTCGTTCAAGTATTACTTTATATGAGGCCTTAGAAGTTATAGTTAGAACTGAGAGTCATCGattattgttagtaaataaagaaGATAAACTAGTAGGAATTGTTTCACTATCAGACATTTtagtatatttaaatagaataattCCGACAGAAAAGAAAGTTTCTTCGCTACAAGAAATATTTAGACCACTTGAGGAGAACAAAGTGGCGGAGTCACCCAAAGAAACTGAAAACGAGATTATAACGATCGAAGTTCCGACGCTAGCACAAATTGTACCTGAAGTTGAGGAGGGGGCTGCTGAAACTAATGAGTCCAAAGCAACAGAGGAGACGACCACCGAAGCTGAAGTTAAAGAGGACAATGTTAATCCAGATGCTGATACAAATATTAATTCTGCAAGTAGCAACACTAACACTGACGAACCGCACTTAGACCTTGCCACAGACCCGACTATGACTACAATCGAAGAGTCGAGCGCTAACGAATAAGtagtacatttttattccaaaGAAATTGTGATAGGTGAAAACGCCGAATCGGTATATTAATCTCAGCTTTTGCTTGTATTGATATTGTAATTTAACTTCATACTCATTACTAGTTGCATCAAATACCACGTGATTgccttattatttaattcattaaaacattgctaaacttaataaattattttagcagtattcaatttgttttctttttttgtttggaaataTGATAACATGCAGTAATAATATATAACATACATGAGCACAACAGTAAGAGTAGGTTTTAGAAGTCAATGTTTCATAAATATCTATTGTAAGAGTTTTTTTAATACTGCATTTCACTGAAATATATTAAACTTCCAGAGGACAATCCAAGGAATTGATCAAGTATCTTAAACTATAAGTTCTTATGTTATGTTTTCAATAGATTTGTTTGATGATTAAGAACAGTGGGTGTCCTCTCACTTGAGTTGTTACCTCGTTGGTCAAGTGAGAAGGTTACGTAACTTGTGTTTATTATGCGATGGGCCAGCAACCTCGCTATTTGCgcattattgttaatatttacATCCGATAGCTGTGTGTTATATGAGCCAGCACGTGAGCACACTATTCACCGCATACCGTGTTGACATCGCCTAAATTCCTGTTAGAGTAAATTAACCAAATTATTCTAAGTTTGGcaacctattttattatttaaattaggtatacctattcAGACATGTTTTATAGACACCAAAACTGATTTGGAAGCTAGACTACCTAAAATTTTTATGACACTATTTGTGTATAATGCATTCCGTTGCAATCAATTTAATACGGACACATTTATGTTCAGTAGGTAGATACAGGTGAGTGCAGCGGAGAGGCGCAGGCGCAGCGACCGGTCGGTGGGTGGAGGACCGAACCCGGAACAAACCACTCTGCCCCAAGGTCGCGCACTATCTCTTACTTTTAGCCgccaatttaattttatctcgTCCCGAGTCGATTTCTTGACGCCATAGAACTAATCACATTGAGCATGCTTGTACCCGGTATCTATTGCGATACGCGCATGGAAAGGGTTATTTGTTAATGGATGTATAATGTCAGATTAGATTATTTGCAatggaaaattatttgttagttaGCGAGCGGCGCGATGTTGGCTGTATTTTTAGTTATCGTATGCGCCCAGCTGCGTTGATAGTCATGCCTAGCACTGCAGTATAATGCAAGCGTTGTTTACTGTTATTACAGGAACATCAGCCATGTAAAATTAGAACGGCGTTGTACCTAACTATAGGCAGGTAGTGTGCGTATGTAGATTTTCAGACAAGTTTGAagagataggtaggtatatggcACAACACACATCTATCGACTGTCGAGGATATTATAATGTGATAGTGATAGATACTGGTCCAATTAGCATACGAAAAAGAACTAGTAGCAACCCACTCGTGTGAAACCGGTAAGTTACTTGGCACTGGATAAGTAAATATGGAAGCTTGTCGCGATTGTGCGACGAATCTGCCTACACATCACGTCGGTCGTCAATAGTCGCCCGATAACGGTCGGCGTCGGTCCGTCGAGTCgccgtcgcgtcgccgtcccgtcgcCGCCGGGCGCACTGGCTGCATGGCGCCCTGACGTCGTGCCCCACATTCAGTTATGTGGATCGATATGACatcaaataggtaagtataactAGTCTGGTATTGCTCCTATAATGTAAACAAGTCCTTGTAGGTCAGTAGGTCTTAAAACATAAGCTGGGTGTGTCCAACACCAATGTTAgttcttaatattataaaatataaaaaaggtgTTTTTGGTTGCGCAAACAAGAAGAATGCCTGCGATAAAAAATTTACTATGACCACATTATTTAGTTAACAAATGGTACAGTTTTCAGGGAGGTAAGTATGCAAGACAAAAAACAGCgttctttttttcattttaaatcttATGTATATTACTGTAAATGTATTAACAGGGTTCTACCACGTCAATGCATTCGCTCACCGAAAGCTCACAACAATTCCCTCCGTGTGAAAATGCGGCGATTTAAATACACAGGTTGTATGCACACGTAAATAGTTACAAGTAATTTAAAACCTGTTGTTAAAAGCTCtacttgttttaaaataaacataataagtaaCGTAGATATAGGTGCTAAAATAAAGACACGTATTTATATATTCTTAAAGCCAATTTAAATTCCGgtataaagagaaaacttgatttatttttattctatttttgttatgtCGAATGATCTAATCACAGACCTTAACAGTAAATTATAGAAttacttgtttttttgtttaagcaGATTTAACAAAGaacacaatattaaaaaaaaaatgttgaatattgAAAACTAATTTTCATGCATCTTCAAACATATGTATCTTATGAAAATGCAAATCTATTCAGCAAACAAGAATCAAATTAATTCATATATTTTCGAAAAATTAACACTGATCACGTGTGATCAGCGTGTTTAGGTTTAACGAATGCATTTTCTTATTTCGCTCTGCATATGCAATCAGCAAGCCTTGGCCCGTTGATAGAATTACAGTTCTCTCGATTCGAAATAGGAACGTAGGCAAAAACCACtccgaaaaaatataaaaataaataaataaaaagctagAATGAGCAAAACAGTTCTAAATATTGGTCGGTGTtgcctaataaataatataaattagcaTATTAATCGATCAAGTGGAGGTCACATTGTGGACAATCGCGGTGATACCAGTTCAGGTGGCTGCTCGTTGCAAAATATTTCAAGGATGAATCTTTCGGCTTCATTGTCTCGGTCTGGGATGAGCTTTAACTTACAAAGCGTTAAGTGATTGCAATTATTCCTTTagacagtttattttgtttggtgaTTGATAATGCCTTTTATTTCCTACCTACCTGCTTACGTGAGCTTTAAGCAGGCTGAGATATCCTTTGTCTTAAGTAATGATACCTGCTAAGtgattattaaagttttttaaagataagaagaaaaaacataGCTCATTGTTCATCAGTGCTCATGCATTTGTCATGTTTTGCGTTCCCATAT belongs to Helicoverpa armigera isolate CAAS_96S chromosome 6, ASM3070526v1, whole genome shotgun sequence and includes:
- the LOC110371898 gene encoding uncharacterized protein LOC110371898, giving the protein MDPILENESATTESPTKHGKAKHKNKKKKQSEAQNQTVVGERKKFVVTTLSNTEDKVPSRVADSNVHTVHFGTRGVESQRPHVRSIFKDRNADTARASSAERQSAPEKGYETFHGTSSSPRSSIFDIFRLRRKSDAKKYAPKQTKTTESQEAPESHDDQQFADNKDSHKKYYHTVTGASSRKYSPITRVMDIFRSKPHTESNQSTADPVKKKSAKQIRRSSIETTSPTYHKNSYASLDPTQAKQMFREVRGLPKYDPYLSIVQISIGGRDKTRLLLNFFKYHKCYEILPKSAKVIIFDTQFLVRKTFPTLISHGIRSAPLWDANKKLLVGMITVTDFIRILLYLDKENLSVEDLERHTLHTWRKLLRSTRKPLCSAGPDQSLHDAINLLHKNRVHRLLIIDPFTGDVLYILSHKRILRFLFVYLNEFPELTFFHKTLTELKIGTYENIVSVTDETTIKTAFQLLLEKDVSALPILDDAGTLIDVYAKYEVLNLVSEKLYSNLSLTISEVRNKKKDWEEKLQKCRSSITLYEALEVIVRTESHRLLLVNKEDKLVGIVSLSDILVYLNRIIPTEKKVSSLQEIFRPLEENKVAESPKETENEIITIEVPTLAQIVPEVEEGAAETNESKATEETTTEAEVKEDNVNPDADTNINSASSNTNTDEPHLDLATDPTMTTIEESSANE